From the genome of Streptomyces sp. NBC_01260, one region includes:
- the secY gene encoding preprotein translocase subunit SecY: MLTAFARAFKTPDLRKKLFFTLGIIVLYRLGAHIPVPGVSYENVQTCVDQASKGNNSLFGLVNMFSGGALLQITIFALGIMPYITASIILQLLTVVIPRLEALKKEGQSGQAKITQYTRYLTVALAILQGTGLVATATSGALFSGCPVADQIVPNHSIFTTIVMVTTMTAGTCAVMWLGELITDRGIGNGMSILMFISIAASFPGALWAIKTSGKLADGWIEFGTVILIGFVMVALVVFVEQAQRRIPVQYAKRMIGRRSYGGTSTYIPLKVNQAGVIPVIFASSLLYIPALIVQFSNSQAGWATWIKDHFVKGDHPYYITAYFLLIVFFAFFYVAISFNPEEVADNMKKYGGFIPGIRAGRPTAEYLSYVLNRITWPGSLYLGLIALVPTMALAGFGGANQNFPFGGTSILIIVGVGLETVKQIESQLQQRNYEGFLR, translated from the coding sequence GTGCTCACCGCGTTCGCCCGGGCGTTCAAGACGCCCGACCTGCGCAAGAAGCTGTTCTTCACGCTCGGCATCATCGTGCTCTACCGGCTCGGGGCGCATATCCCGGTCCCCGGGGTGAGCTACGAGAACGTCCAGACCTGTGTTGATCAGGCAAGCAAGGGCAACAACAGCCTCTTCGGCCTGGTGAACATGTTCAGCGGTGGTGCACTGCTGCAGATCACGATCTTCGCGCTCGGCATCATGCCGTACATCACGGCCAGCATCATTCTTCAGCTGCTGACCGTGGTGATTCCCCGACTAGAGGCGCTCAAGAAGGAGGGGCAGTCCGGCCAGGCAAAGATCACGCAGTACACGCGTTATCTGACGGTCGCGCTCGCCATCCTCCAGGGCACCGGCCTGGTGGCCACGGCCACCAGTGGCGCACTGTTCAGCGGCTGCCCGGTCGCCGACCAGATCGTCCCGAACCACTCGATTTTCACGACCATCGTCATGGTCACCACGATGACCGCCGGCACCTGCGCCGTCATGTGGCTCGGTGAGCTCATCACCGACCGCGGCATCGGCAACGGCATGTCGATCCTGATGTTCATCTCGATCGCCGCCAGCTTCCCCGGCGCCCTGTGGGCCATCAAGACGAGCGGCAAGCTCGCGGACGGCTGGATCGAGTTCGGCACCGTCATCCTGATCGGCTTCGTGATGGTGGCCCTCGTGGTCTTCGTCGAGCAGGCCCAGCGCCGTATCCCGGTGCAGTACGCGAAGCGCATGATCGGCCGCAGGTCTTACGGTGGCACGTCCACCTACATCCCGCTGAAGGTCAATCAGGCGGGTGTGATTCCGGTCATCTTCGCTTCTTCGCTGCTCTACATCCCGGCCCTGATCGTCCAGTTCTCCAACTCCCAAGCGGGCTGGGCGACCTGGATCAAGGACCACTTCGTCAAGGGCGACCACCCGTACTACATCACCGCGTACTTCCTGTTGATCGTCTTCTTCGCCTTCTTCTACGTGGCGATTTCGTTCAACCCCGAGGAAGTCGCCGACAACATGAAGAAGTATGGTGGCTTCATCCCGGGTATCCGGGCTGGTCGACCTACTGCCGAGTACCTGAGCTACGTGCTCAACAGGATCACTTGGCCGGGCTCGCTGTACCTGGGTCTGATCGCTCTTGTGCCAACGATGGCGTTGGCAGGCTTCGGTGGCGCCAACCAGAACTTCCCGTTCGGCGGGACGAGCATCCTCATCATCGTGGGTGTGGGTCTGGAAACCGTGAAGCAGATTGAGAGTCAGCTCCAGCAGCGCAATTACGAAGGGTTCCTCCGCTGA
- the rpmD gene encoding 50S ribosomal protein L30, translating into MARLKITQTKSYIGSKQNHRDTLRSLGLKRLHDVVVKEDRPEFRGMANTVRHLVTVEEVD; encoded by the coding sequence ATGGCTCGCCTCAAGATCACACAGACCAAGTCGTACATCGGCAGCAAGCAGAACCACCGCGACACCCTGCGTTCGCTCGGGCTCAAGCGCCTGCACGACGTGGTTGTCAAGGAGGACCGCCCCGAGTTCCGCGGAATGGCTAACACCGTCCGCCACCTCGTGACGGTTGAGGAGGTCGACTGA
- the rpsH gene encoding 30S ribosomal protein S8 translates to MTMTDPIADMLTRLRNANSAYHDDVKMPHSKIKSHIAEILQQEGFITGWKVEDAEVGKSLVLDLKFGPNRERSIAGIKRISKPGLRVYAKSTNLPKVLGGLGVAIISTSHGLLTGQQASKKGVGGEVLAYVW, encoded by the coding sequence ATGACCATGACTGATCCCATCGCAGACATGCTCACGCGTCTGCGTAACGCGAACTCGGCGTATCACGACGACGTCAAGATGCCGCACAGCAAGATCAAGTCGCACATCGCGGAGATCCTCCAGCAGGAGGGCTTCATCACCGGCTGGAAGGTCGAGGACGCCGAGGTCGGTAAGAGCCTCGTTCTCGACCTGAAGTTCGGTCCGAACCGCGAGCGTTCGATTGCCGGCATCAAGCGCATCTCGAAGCCGGGTCTGCGTGTATACGCAAAGTCCACCAATCTGCCGAAGGTTCTCGGCGGCCTGGGCGTGGCGATCATCTCCACGTCCCACGGTCTCCTGACCGGCCAGCAGGCCAGCAAGAAGGGCGTAGGTGGGGAAGTCCTCGCCTACGTCTGGTAG
- the rplF gene encoding 50S ribosomal protein L6 produces the protein MSRIGKLPIQVPAGVDVTIDGRTVAVKGPKGSLSHTVAAPIEVTKGEDGVLNVVRPNDERQNKALHGLSRTLVANMITGVTQGYIKALEISGVGYRVQAKGSNLEFALGYSHPILIEAPEGITFKVESPTKFSVEGIDKQKVGEVSAKIRKLRKPDPYKAKGVKYAGEVIRRKVGKAGK, from the coding sequence ATGTCGCGAATCGGCAAGCTCCCCATCCAGGTTCCCGCCGGTGTGGACGTCACCATCGATGGCCGCACGGTCGCGGTGAAGGGGCCCAAGGGCTCCCTCTCGCACACCGTCGCAGCGCCGATCGAGGTCACCAAGGGTGAGGACGGCGTCCTGAACGTCGTCCGCCCGAACGACGAGCGTCAGAACAAGGCCCTTCACGGCCTGTCCCGCACGCTGGTGGCGAACATGATCACCGGTGTGACCCAGGGATACATCAAGGCGCTCGAGATCAGCGGTGTCGGTTACCGCGTCCAGGCGAAGGGCTCCAATCTGGAGTTCGCCCTGGGCTACAGCCACCCGATCCTCATCGAGGCCCCCGAAGGCATCACCTTCAAGGTCGAGTCGCCCACGAAGTTCAGTGTCGAGGGCATCGACAAGCAGAAGGTCGGCGAGGTCTCGGCGAAGATCCGCAAGCTGCGGAAGCCTGACCCGTACAAGGCCAAGGGCGTCAAGTACGCCGGCGAGGTTATCCGCCGCAAGGTCGGAAAGGCGGGTAAGTAA
- the rpsE gene encoding 30S ribosomal protein S5: protein MAGPQRRGSGAGGGERRDRKGRDGGASAAEKTAYVERVVAINRVAKVVKGGRRFSFTALVVVGDGDGSVGVGYGKAKEVPAAIAKGVEEAKKSFFKVPRIQGTIPHPIQGEKAAGVVLLKPASPGTGVIAGGPVRAVLECAGVHDILSKSLGSSNPINIVHATVAALQGLQRPEEIAARRGLPLEDVAPAALLRARAAGM, encoded by the coding sequence ATGGCTGGACCCCAGCGCCGCGGAAGCGGTGCCGGTGGCGGCGAGCGGCGGGACCGGAAGGGCCGTGACGGTGGCGCCAGCGCCGCCGAGAAGACCGCGTACGTCGAGCGCGTCGTCGCGATCAACCGCGTCGCCAAGGTCGTGAAGGGTGGTCGTCGCTTCAGCTTCACCGCGCTGGTCGTGGTGGGCGATGGTGACGGCAGCGTCGGTGTCGGATACGGCAAGGCCAAGGAAGTTCCCGCGGCCATCGCCAAGGGCGTTGAAGAGGCCAAGAAGAGCTTCTTCAAGGTTCCGCGTATCCAGGGCACCATCCCTCACCCGATCCAGGGCGAGAAGGCTGCGGGCGTTGTCCTGCTCAAGCCTGCTTCCCCCGGTACCGGTGTGATCGCGGGTGGCCCGGTGCGCGCCGTTCTGGAGTGCGCCGGCGTTCACGACATCCTGTCGAAGTCGCTCGGTTCTTCGAACCCGATCAACATCGTGCACGCGACGGTGGCGGCCCTTCAGGGTCTCCAGCGTCCCGAGGAGATCGCGGCTCGCCGTGGTCTGCCCCTCGAGGACGTGGCCCCCGCCGCTCTGCTCCGTGCCCGAGCGGCAGGTATGTGA
- the rplN gene encoding 50S ribosomal protein L14: MIQQESRLRVADNTGAKEILTIRVLGGSGRRYAGIGDVIVATVKDAIPGGNVKKGDVVKAVIVRTVKERRRQDGSYIRFDENAAVILKNDGDPRGTRIFGPVGRELREKKFMKIISLAPEVL; encoded by the coding sequence GTGATCCAGCAGGAGTCGCGACTGCGCGTCGCCGACAACACGGGTGCGAAGGAAATTCTCACCATCCGTGTTCTCGGTGGCTCGGGTCGCCGCTACGCGGGCATCGGTGACGTCATCGTCGCCACCGTCAAGGACGCGATCCCCGGTGGCAACGTGAAGAAGGGTGACGTCGTCAAGGCCGTCATCGTTCGCACCGTCAAGGAGCGTCGTCGTCAGGATGGCTCGTACATCCGCTTCGACGAGAACGCCGCCGTCATTCTGAAGAACGACGGCGACCCCCGCGGCACCCGTATCTTCGGCCCGGTGGGCCGTGAGCTGCGCGAGAAGAAGTTCATGAAGATCATCTCGCTCGCGCCGGAGGTGCTGTAA
- the map gene encoding type I methionyl aminopeptidase — protein MVQIKTPEQIAKMREAGLVVAAIHAATREAAVPGATTQDLDQVARKVIADHGAKSNFLGYGGFPATICTSVNEVVVHGIPDDKTVLKDGDIISIDAGAIIDGWHGDAAYTAFVGTGHAPEVVELSRVTEESMWAGIAAMKVNNRLVDISKAIESYIRRQPRPSTGKYGIVEDYGGHGIGTEMHMDPHLLNYVARKRGKGIKLVPGVCLAIEPMVSLGTARTEVLADEWTVITTDGSWSSHWEHSIALTEQGPLVLTAPDCGREKLAQYGVEAAPDPLG, from the coding sequence ATGGTGCAGATCAAGACCCCCGAGCAGATCGCGAAGATGCGTGAGGCGGGGCTGGTGGTCGCTGCCATTCACGCCGCCACCCGAGAGGCCGCGGTGCCCGGCGCCACCACGCAGGACCTCGACCAGGTCGCCCGCAAGGTGATCGCCGACCACGGCGCGAAGTCGAACTTCCTCGGTTACGGCGGATTCCCCGCGACGATCTGCACCTCGGTCAACGAGGTCGTCGTCCACGGCATCCCGGACGACAAGACCGTCCTCAAGGACGGCGACATCATCTCCATCGACGCCGGCGCGATCATCGACGGCTGGCACGGCGACGCCGCGTACACGGCCTTCGTCGGCACCGGTCACGCTCCGGAGGTCGTCGAGCTGTCCCGGGTGACCGAGGAGTCGATGTGGGCCGGCATCGCCGCGATGAAGGTGAACAACCGCCTCGTCGACATCTCGAAGGCGATCGAGTCCTACATCCGCCGCCAGCCCCGCCCGTCGACCGGCAAGTACGGGATCGTCGAGGACTACGGCGGCCACGGCATCGGCACCGAGATGCACATGGACCCGCACCTGCTGAACTATGTCGCCCGCAAGCGGGGCAAGGGCATCAAGCTGGTGCCCGGTGTCTGCCTGGCCATCGAGCCGATGGTCTCCCTCGGCACGGCGCGCACCGAGGTGCTCGCCGACGAGTGGACCGTCATCACGACCGACGGCAGCTGGTCCTCCCACTGGGAGCACTCCATCGCCCTCACGGAGCAGGGCCCGCTGGTGCTCACCGCACCGGACTGCGGCCGCGAGAAGCTGGCGCAGTACGGCGTGGAGGCGGCGCCGGACCCGCTGGGCTGA
- the rplO gene encoding 50S ribosomal protein L15, protein MAENQPLKAHDLRPAPGAKTAKTRVGRGEASKGKTAGRGTKGTKARYQVPERFEGGQMPLHMRLPKLKGFKNPFRTEYQVVNLDKLATLYPEGGEVTVADLVAKGAVRNNHLVKVLGQGEISVALQVSVDAVSGSAKEKIAAAGGTVTELV, encoded by the coding sequence ATGGCGGAGAACCAGCCGCTGAAGGCCCACGACCTCCGGCCTGCCCCGGGCGCCAAGACCGCCAAGACCCGTGTGGGTCGAGGCGAGGCGTCCAAGGGTAAGACCGCCGGACGTGGCACCAAGGGCACCAAGGCCCGCTACCAGGTTCCGGAGCGCTTCGAGGGTGGGCAGATGCCCCTCCACATGCGTCTCCCGAAGCTCAAGGGCTTCAAGAACCCGTTCCGCACCGAGTACCAGGTCGTGAACCTGGACAAGCTCGCGACGCTCTACCCCGAGGGTGGAGAGGTCACGGTGGCCGATCTGGTCGCCAAGGGTGCGGTGCGCAACAACCACCTCGTCAAGGTCCTCGGACAGGGCGAGATCTCCGTGGCGCTGCAGGTTTCGGTTGACGCCGTCTCCGGCTCCGCCAAGGAGAAGATTGCCGCTGCGGGCGGCACCGTCACCGAGCTGGTCTGA
- the rplX gene encoding 50S ribosomal protein L24: protein MKIKKGDLVQVITGKDKGKQGKVIVAYPAQDRVLVEGVNRVKKHTKAGQTARGSQTGGIVTTEAPVHVSNVQLVVEKDGNKVVTRVGYRFDDEGNKIRVAKRTGEDI, encoded by the coding sequence ATGAAGATCAAGAAGGGCGACCTGGTTCAGGTCATCACCGGTAAGGACAAGGGCAAGCAGGGCAAGGTCATCGTTGCCTACCCTGCTCAGGACCGCGTCCTCGTCGAGGGTGTCAACCGGGTCAAGAAGCACACGAAGGCCGGTCAGACCGCTCGCGGTTCGCAGACCGGTGGCATTGTGACGACCGAGGCCCCCGTCCACGTCAGCAACGTGCAGCTGGTTGTTGAGAAGGACGGCAACAAGGTCGTTACTCGCGTCGGCTACCGCTTTGACGACGAGGGCAACAAGATCCGCGTTGCCAAGCGCACCGGTGAGGACATCTGA
- the rpmJ gene encoding 50S ribosomal protein L36 encodes MKVKPSVKKICDKCKVIRRHGRVMVICDNLRHKQRQG; translated from the coding sequence ATGAAGGTCAAGCCGAGCGTCAAGAAGATCTGCGACAAGTGCAAGGTGATCCGCCGTCACGGTCGGGTCATGGTCATCTGCGACAACCTGCGCCACAAGCAGCGCCAGGGCTGA
- the rpsK gene encoding 30S ribosomal protein S11, with protein sequence MPPKGRQGAAKKVRRKEKKNVAHGHAHIKSTFNNTIVSITDPSGNVISWASAGHVGFKGSRKSTPFAAQMAAESAARRAQEHGMRKVDVFVKGPGSGRETAIRSLQATGLEVGSIQDVTPTPHNGCRPPKRRRV encoded by the coding sequence ATGCCCCCCAAGGGTCGTCAGGGCGCAGCCAAGAAGGTGCGTCGCAAGGAAAAGAAGAACGTCGCTCACGGCCACGCGCACATCAAGAGCACGTTCAACAACACCATCGTCTCGATCACGGACCCCTCGGGCAACGTGATCTCCTGGGCCTCCGCCGGCCACGTCGGCTTCAAGGGCTCGCGCAAGTCCACCCCCTTCGCCGCGCAGATGGCCGCCGAGTCGGCCGCCCGCCGCGCGCAGGAGCACGGCATGCGCAAGGTCGACGTCTTCGTGAAGGGTCCGGGCTCCGGCCGCGAGACCGCGATCCGCTCCCTCCAGGCCACGGGCCTCGAGGTCGGTTCGATCCAGGACGTCACCCCGACGCCGCACAACGGCTGCCGTCCGCCGAAGCGTCGCCGCGTCTGA
- the rplR gene encoding 50S ribosomal protein L18, with protein sequence MAYGVKIAKGDAYKRAALKRRHIRVRKHISGSPERPRLVVTRSNRHMVAQVIDDIAGHTLASASTLDASIRGVEGDKSALAKQVGALVAERAKAAGVEAVVFDRGGNQYAGRIAALADAAREAGLKF encoded by the coding sequence ATGGCATACGGTGTAAAGATCGCCAAGGGCGACGCCTACAAGCGTGCCGCCCTCAAGCGCCGCCACATCCGCGTCCGGAAGCACATCTCCGGTTCGCCCGAGCGTCCGCGCTTGGTTGTGACGCGCTCGAACCGCCACATGGTCGCTCAGGTCATCGACGACATCGCGGGCCACACGCTCGCGTCGGCGTCGACGCTCGATGCTTCCATCCGCGGCGTCGAGGGTGACAAGAGTGCCCTCGCCAAGCAGGTCGGGGCCCTGGTCGCCGAGCGCGCCAAGGCCGCAGGCGTCGAGGCCGTCGTGTTTGACCGCGGTGGTAACCAGTACGCCGGGCGGATTGCCGCTCTGGCTGACGCCGCCCGTGAAGCCGGGCTGAAGTTCTAA
- the rplE gene encoding 50S ribosomal protein L5 yields the protein MTTTTAPRLKTRYREEIAGKLREEFSYENVMQIPGLVKIVVNMGVGDAARDSKLIDGAVRDLTTITGQKPAVTKARKSIAQFKLREGQPIGCHVTLRGDRMWEFLDRTLSLALPRIRDFRGLSPKQFDGRGNYTFGLTEQVMFHEIDQDKIDRVRGMDITVVTTATNDDEGRALLRHLGFPFKEN from the coding sequence ATGACTACCACCACAGCGCCGCGTCTCAAGACGCGCTACCGCGAGGAAATCGCCGGCAAGCTGCGTGAGGAGTTCTCCTACGAGAACGTCATGCAGATCCCCGGTCTGGTCAAGATCGTGGTCAACATGGGTGTGGGCGACGCCGCCCGCGACTCCAAGCTGATCGATGGCGCCGTGCGCGACCTCACCACGATCACCGGTCAGAAGCCTGCCGTCACCAAGGCCCGCAAGTCGATCGCGCAGTTCAAGCTGCGCGAGGGGCAGCCGATCGGCTGCCACGTCACCCTCCGTGGTGACCGCATGTGGGAGTTCCTGGACCGTACGCTGTCGCTCGCGCTTCCGCGTATCCGTGACTTCCGTGGCCTGTCGCCGAAGCAGTTCGACGGCCGTGGCAACTACACCTTCGGTCTCACGGAGCAGGTCATGTTCCACGAGATCGACCAGGACAAGATCGACCGGGTCCGGGGCATGGACATCACCGTGGTCACCACGGCGACCAATGACGACGAGGGTCGTGCCCTCCTTCGTCACCTCGGCTTCCCGTTCAAGGAGAACTGA
- a CDS encoding adenylate kinase: MRIVLVGPPGAGKGTQAAYLAKNLSIPHISTGDLFRANISQGTDLGKQARAYMDAGQLVPDEVTIGMAKDRMSQSDAVNGFLLDGFPRNVGQAEALDVMLKDEGVKLDAVLDLEVPEDEVVKRIAGRRICRNDSAHVFHVTYNPPKTEGVCDTCGGELYQRDDDSEETVRTRLEVYHTQTEPIIDYYREQDLVVTISALGKVTDVTERAMEALVKSDEG, encoded by the coding sequence ATGCGAATCGTCCTCGTCGGCCCGCCGGGTGCCGGCAAGGGAACGCAGGCTGCGTACCTTGCCAAGAACCTGTCGATTCCGCACATCTCCACGGGCGACCTCTTCCGCGCCAACATCAGCCAGGGCACTGACCTTGGCAAGCAGGCCCGCGCCTACATGGACGCGGGGCAGCTGGTGCCGGACGAGGTCACGATCGGGATGGCCAAGGACCGGATGTCCCAGTCGGACGCGGTCAACGGCTTCCTGCTCGACGGCTTCCCGCGCAACGTGGGCCAGGCCGAAGCCCTTGATGTGATGCTCAAGGACGAGGGCGTAAAGCTGGACGCGGTTCTCGACCTCGAAGTCCCCGAGGACGAGGTCGTGAAGCGGATCGCGGGCCGCCGTATCTGCCGCAACGACAGCGCGCACGTGTTCCACGTGACGTACAACCCGCCGAAGACCGAGGGTGTCTGCGACACCTGCGGCGGCGAGCTGTACCAGCGCGACGACGACAGCGAAGAGACGGTCCGCACCCGGCTCGAGGTCTACCACACGCAGACCGAGCCGATCATCGACTACTACAGGGAACAGGACCTGGTGGTCACCATCTCCGCGCTCGGCAAGGTCACCGATGTGACCGAGCGGGCCATGGAGGCGCTTGTGAAGTCCGACGAGGGCTGA
- the infA gene encoding translation initiation factor IF-1 — translation MAKKQGAIEIEGTVIESLPNAMFKVELQNGHKVLAHISGKMRMHYIRILPDDRVVVELSPYDLTRGRIVYRYK, via the coding sequence GTGGCCAAGAAGCAAGGTGCCATCGAAATTGAGGGCACCGTGATCGAGTCTCTCCCGAACGCCATGTTCAAGGTGGAGCTCCAGAACGGTCACAAGGTCCTCGCGCACATCAGCGGGAAGATGCGGATGCACTACATCCGAATCCTTCCCGATGACCGGGTCGTCGTGGAGCTCTCCCCGTACGACCTGACGCGTGGCCGGATCGTCTACCGCTACAAGTAG
- a CDS encoding type Z 30S ribosomal protein S14, with product MAKKSLIAKAARKPKFGVRGYTRCQRCGRPHSVYRKFGLCRVCLREMAHRGELPGVTKSSW from the coding sequence GTGGCGAAGAAGTCCCTGATCGCTAAGGCCGCCCGCAAGCCGAAGTTCGGCGTCCGCGGGTACACCCGCTGCCAGCGCTGCGGCCGGCCCCACTCCGTCTACCGCAAGTTCGGCCTGTGCCGCGTGTGCCTTCGTGAGATGGCTCACCGTGGCGAGCTGCCGGGCGTGACCAAGAGCTCCTGGTAA
- the rpsM gene encoding 30S ribosomal protein S13 gives MARVSGVDIPREKRVEVALTYVFGIGRTRSKEILATTGVNPNTRVRDLAEEDLVKIREYVDANLRTEGDLRREIQGDIRRKIEIGCYQGIRHRRGLPVHGQRTSTNARTRKGPRRAIAGKKKPGKK, from the coding sequence ATGGCACGCGTTTCAGGTGTTGACATCCCGCGCGAAAAGCGCGTGGAGGTTGCCCTCACCTACGTCTTCGGTATCGGGCGCACCCGGTCCAAGGAGATCCTCGCCACCACCGGCGTGAACCCGAACACCCGCGTTCGTGACCTGGCCGAAGAGGACCTGGTCAAGATCCGCGAGTACGTGGACGCCAACCTCCGCACCGAGGGTGACCTCCGCCGCGAGATCCAGGGCGACATTCGCCGCAAGATCGAGATCGGCTGCTACCAGGGCATTCGTCACCGCCGTGGTCTGCCGGTGCACGGCCAGCGCACCAGCACGAACGCGCGTACCCGCAAGGGCCCGCGTCGCGCGATCGCCGGTAAGAAGAAGCCGGGCAAGAAGTAG